One window of the Octopus sinensis linkage group LG9, ASM634580v1, whole genome shotgun sequence genome contains the following:
- the LOC115215785 gene encoding ubiquitin carboxyl-terminal hydrolase 14: MPTYKVHVKWGKEKFNDIECDADETPIQFKAQLFALTGVQPSRQKVLTKGVILKDEDWGNVKLKDGITFLMMGSAEALPAEPTEKTVFLEDMNEQELATALELPPGLSNLGNTCYMNATLQCLRAIPELKECLKSHSRNRNTTPADSITRAMQDLFNLMNLQSTAISPLFFLNVLQMTFPRFAEKGEQGLFMQQDANECWTEVVRCLQQSLSQSMVDQPSEASEGSVASSSKKFIDLFMGGEFEVVMKCSEMTDEDVSKSVEKFYQLSCFIEKEVRYMQAGLKSGLEETITKFSPSLGRDAQYTKSSKISRLPGYLSIQFVRFFYKEKESINAKILKDVKFPLNLDVYDLCTEELQKKLVPTRDKYKIMEDRKAEEQSKAKYDKEYAKALEARKLKTEAYSFSGDEGSNNSGFYELKAVLTHKGRSSSSGHYVAWIRKKGDEWIMFDDDKVSPILSEDILKLSGGGDWHCAYVLLYGPRPLQLEEK; encoded by the exons TTCATGTGAAATGgggaaaggaaaaattcaatgaTATTGAATGTGATGCTGATGAGACCCCTATCCAGTTCAAAGCTCAGCTGTTTGCCCTCACCGGTGTACAACCAAGTCGGCAGAAAGTACTAACAAAAGGAGTTATCCTCAAG GATGAAGACTGGGGAAATGTGAAACTGAAAGAT GGGATTACTTTTTTGATGATGGGGTCTGCTGAAGCCTTGCCTGCTGAACCAACAGAGAAGACCGTATTCCTTGAAGACATGAATGAACAGGAACTGGCTACAGCA CTAGAACTTCCCCCAGGATTATCAAACCTTGGTAACACTTGTTATATGAACGCCACATTACAATGTCTTCGTGCTATTCCAGAACTCAAGGAGTGCCTGAAGAG tcaTTCTCGGAACAGGAACACCACCCCTGCGGATTCAATAACTCGAG CAATGCAAGACCTGTTCAACCTGATGAATTTACAATCAACTGCTATTTCACCATTATTTTTCCTGAATGTCTTGCAAATGACTTTTCCAAGATTTGCTGAAAAGGGCGAGCAAGGTCTTTTCATGCAACAG GATGCAAATGAGTGTTGGACTGAAGTAGTACGATGCCTGCAACAAAGTTTATCACAGAGTATGGTTGACCAGCCGAGTGAG GCCAGTGAAGGATCTGTGGCGAGTTCTTCCAAGAAGTTTATTGATTTGTTTATGGGTGGTGAATTTGAAGTAGT AATGAAATGTAGTGAAATGACGGATGAAGACGTTTCAAAATCAGTTGAGAAATTTTATCAGCTCAGTTGTTTCATTGAAAAAG AGGTCAGGTATATGCAAGCAGGATTAAAATCT GGTCTTGAAGAAACCATCACAAAATTTTCACCATCTTTAGGCAGAGATGCACAATACACCAAATCA AGTAAAATCAGTCGACTACCTGGCTATTTATCAATCCAATTTGTTAGGTTTTTCTACAAAGAAAAGGAATCAATCAATGCAAAAATTCTCAAG gatgTCAAATTCCCGTTAAACCTTGATGTCTATGATTTATGTACTGAAGAATTACAGAAAAAATTGGTTCCAACCCGTGATAAGTATAAAATAATGGAAGATAGAAAAGCAGAAGAACAGAGCAAG GCgaaatatgacaaagaatatgCTAAAGCTCTTGAAGCAAGGAAGTTAAAAACAGAAGCATATTCTTTCTCTGGAG ATGAAGGTTCTAACAACAGTGGCTTCTATGAACTGAAGGCTGTTCTAACACACAAAGGTCGTTCAAGTTCCAGTGGACATTACGTAGCTTGGATTCGGAAGAAGGGTG ATGAATGGATTATGTTTGATGATGACAAAGTATCTCCAATTTTATCTGAAGACATTTTGAAATTATCTGGTGGTG GTGATTGGCATTGTGCCTATGTGCTCCTATATGGTCCACGACCATTGCAACTGGAAGAGAAGTAG